A genomic region of Branchiostoma lanceolatum isolate klBraLanc5 chromosome 4, klBraLanc5.hap2, whole genome shotgun sequence contains the following coding sequences:
- the LOC136432427 gene encoding uncharacterized protein encodes MGDKLSKQIYDENAVDPAAAAASELAKLMVNGAVDPTSVPEPKSKGETDSEESPKTVAKLSKSRQRKGPVVGGLGQVIFGELWELIFPAASLSPTLEDIRCLVQQELKEDVLDQINGVLHDLQDALSINYAVNKRNSDITNPADRQRLHDYLQGLDQNLTTTGVIGTLMQENYAKIGLSCFLLLAGLRIALYQEMAVVDPENKSPDLNPALSPRYATPHTGVVAMYAREYAQHVEQWWPQVIDDRENAIVFYESYMLSPGSLGKKTSLFADRATGLKDQSEGLFYCVCMYVTLCMYDNKPVYHSRRQSGEEDVAVCGPSDRAEGPVGGTVLLCMYVCNVMYV; translated from the exons ATGGGAGACAAGttatccaagcagatatatgaCGAGAACGCGGTAGATCCTGCCGCCGCAGCCGCGTCAGAACTTGCCAAACTGATGGTGAACGGCGCCGTCGATCCCACGTCAGTACCCGAGCCCAAGTCCAAGGGCGAGACGGACTCAGAGGAAAGTCCCAAGACCGTGGCTAAATTGTCGAAGTCAAGACAGCGAAAAGGACCCGTCGTGGGGGGTCTCGGACAG GTGATATTCGGTGAGCTGTGGGAGTTGATCTTCCCCGCAGCATCCCTGTCGCCCACCCTGGAGGACATCAGGTGTCTGGTCCAGCAGGAGCTGAAGGAGGACGTCCTGGACCAGATCAACGGGGTTCTGCACGACCTTCAGGACGCGCTGTCCATCAACTACGCCGTCAACAAGCGAAACAGCGACATCACCAACCCCGCCGACAGGCAACGTCTGCACGATTATCTACAG GGTCTGGACCAGAACCTGACCACCACGGGCGTGATCGGCACATTGATGCAGGAGAACTACGCCAAGATCGGGCTGTCCTGTTTCCTTCTGCTGGCGGGGCTGCGCATCGCGCTCTATCAG GAGATGGCAGTGGTGGACCCTGAGAACAAGTCGCCTGACCTGAACCCGGCCCTGTCCCCGCGCTACGCGACCCCGCACACCGGTGTGGTGGCCATGTACGCTCGGGAGTACGCCCAGCACGTCGAGCAGTGGTGGCCGCAGGTCATCGACGATCGAGAGAACGCCATCGTCTTCTACGAATCCTACATGCTCTCTCCAG GCAGTCTGGGGAAGAAGACGTCGCTGTTTGCGGACCGAGCGACGGGGCTGAAGGACCAGTCGGAGGGGctgttttattgtgtatgtatgtatgtaacgttatgtatgtatgacaataAACCAGTTTATCATTCCCGCAGGCAGTCTGGGGAAGAAGACGTCGCTGTTTGCGGACCGAGCGACCGGGCTGAAGGACCAGTCGGAGGGActgttttattgtgtatgtatgtatgtaacgttatgtatgtatga
- the LOC136432429 gene encoding BTB/POZ domain-containing protein 17-like, protein MTAKIPEGIVGDLRDFSRSFAALFNNPELSDVVLAVGEQRFYAHKLILTSQSDVFRTMLTSSLWDAAQQPEVQLHESVECERVFENFLRFFYQGQVNCTFETAMPLLLLADKYNVNALKVACDNFMTTQLGRGEYAPALQWLPYSIAFRLESLRVKCVDIIVPNMSAVLTSSTWLQLPLDCIVHVLQSSRLAVENEYMLFEAVMRWVQQENRKHQLQDLLNSILPEIRFSQMTAGHLWLVEQISLRFGGNLKLTEGLQEAHKYRSLVAYAEEEGMDKLEISQTFSARRFFPREYTASSGEAWEWLDWSMPCPGAPDYAALNTAQQGFRKQKFMSNSHLTRVGQWQVTFIAQRDGSLSASMYCTQNRTIRPTLMRFVVCDKQGEPSYIIHKVSAVDVTVANVVSGKKAQEIVNEEGKLRIGVFVRDLE, encoded by the exons ATGACGGCAAAAATCCCTGAAGGAATCGTCGGCGACCTCAGAGACTTCTCGCGGAGCTTCGCGGCTCTCTTCAACAATCCCGAGTTGAGCGACGTGGTCCTGGCGGTCGGCGAGCAGCGCTTTTACGCGCACAAGCTCATCCTGACGTCCCAGAGCGACGTCTTCCGCACCATGCTGACCAGCAGTCTGTGGGACGCGGCGCAGCAGCCCGAAGTACAGCTCCACGAGAGCGTGGAGTGCGAGAGAGTCTTCGAGAACTTCCTGCGCTTCTTCTACCAGGGCCAGGTCAACTGTACCTTCGAGACGGCCATGCCCCTGCTCCTGTTGGCAGACAAGTACAACGTCAACGCCCTGAAGGTCGCGTGCGATAACTTCATGACGACGCAGCTGGGGAGAGGAGAGTACGCGCCAGCGCTGCAGTGGCTGCCGTACTCCATCGCGTTTCGGCTGGAGAGCCTGCGGGTGAAGTGCGTGGACATCATCGTGCCCAACATGTCGGCGGTGCTGACCTCGAGCACGTGGCTGCAGCTGCCGCTGGACTGTATCGTCCACGTCCTGCAGAGCTCCCGCCTGGCCGTGGAGAACGAGTACATGCTGTTTGAGGCCGTGATGCGATGGGTGCAGCAAGAAAACAGAAAGcaccag TTGCAGGACCTGCTGAACTCCATCCTGCCTGAGATCAGGTTCTCCCAGATGACGGCGGGCCACCTGTGGCTGGTGGAGCAGATCTCGCTCAGGTTCGGCGGGAACTTGAAGCTGACGGAGGGACTGCAGGAGGCCCACAAGTACAGGTCACTGGTCGCCTACGCAGAGGAGGAGGGCATGGACAAACTGGAg ATAAGTCAAACCTTCTCGGCCAGACGATTTTTCCCGCGGGAATACACGGCGAGTAGCGGTGAGGCGTGGGAGTGGCTTGACTGGAGTATGCCGTGTCCGGGGGCGCCCGACTATGCAGCATTGAACACTGCACAGCAAGGTTTTAG GAAGCAGAAGTTCATGTCCAACTCACACCTGACCAGGGTGGGGCAGTGGCAGGTCACGTTCATCGCACAGCGCGACGGGAGTCTGTCGGCATCCATGTACTGTACGCAGAACAGGACCATCAGACCCACCCTAATGAG gTTCGTCGTTTGTGACAAGCAGGGCGAGCCTAGCTACATCATCCACAAGGTTAGCGCGGTGGACGTGACCGTGGCGAACGTCGTGAGCGGGAAGAAGGCGCAGGAAATCGTCAACGAGGAGGGCAAACTGCGGATAGGCGTCTTCGTCAGGGATCTGGAGTAA